One window from the genome of Bacillus weihaiensis encodes:
- a CDS encoding BrxA/BrxB family bacilliredoxin translates to MSMAYEEYMKQIVKPMRTELTNSGFEELTTPEEVKALMEQANGTTFVVVNSVCGCAAGLARPAATQTALNANKKPEKLVTVFAGQDKEATSKMREYFKGYEPSSPSMALLKDGEVVHFIPRDDIEGHSIEEIMSNLENAFNQYC, encoded by the coding sequence ATGTCGATGGCATATGAAGAATATATGAAACAAATTGTAAAACCAATGAGGACAGAGCTAACAAATTCAGGATTTGAAGAACTAACAACTCCTGAGGAAGTAAAAGCTTTGATGGAACAAGCGAATGGTACTACGTTTGTCGTTGTTAATTCTGTCTGTGGATGTGCTGCGGGCTTAGCACGACCTGCTGCGACTCAAACAGCTTTAAATGCAAATAAAAAGCCAGAAAAGTTAGTAACAGTATTTGCGGGGCAAGATAAAGAAGCGACTAGTAAAATGCGTGAGTATTTTAAGGGCTATGAACCTTCATCACCTTCAATGGCGCTCTTAAAAGATGGGGAAGTCGTTCACTTTATCCCAAGAGATGATATTGAAGGTCATTCAATTGAAGAGATTATGAGTAATTTAGAAAATGCTTTTAATCAATATTGTTAA
- a CDS encoding class I SAM-dependent methyltransferase — protein MIITTSTRPDENAIESAKKIAISLEGIFQFRNKRAISLMKKDFQDDILVVGKARIELHAKNANSPFFFHPNSSMFRIKRLERGEEDPFVKACQLEKGDSFLDCTLGLASDSIVASYMVGKTGNVTGLEGSEKLAYLVETGLSKWKTDYIPVDEAMPRIQVYSRDHLDYLKGCEDRSIDVIYFDPMFEETIEESVALVPLKTFANYSDLKTETILEARRVAKKRVVLKDHYKSNRFDRYGFSVHIRKSSKFHYGVIEI, from the coding sequence GTGATTATAACCACATCAACAAGACCAGATGAAAACGCAATAGAGTCTGCAAAAAAAATTGCTATTTCTTTAGAGGGGATATTTCAATTCCGTAATAAGAGAGCAATTTCATTAATGAAAAAGGATTTTCAAGATGATATTTTAGTAGTAGGTAAGGCGAGAATTGAATTACATGCTAAAAATGCAAATTCCCCTTTCTTTTTTCACCCGAATTCTTCCATGTTCAGAATAAAAAGGTTAGAAAGAGGAGAAGAGGACCCATTTGTTAAAGCTTGCCAGTTAGAAAAAGGCGATTCCTTTTTAGATTGTACGCTAGGATTAGCATCAGATAGCATTGTTGCAAGTTATATGGTTGGTAAAACTGGAAATGTTACTGGTTTAGAGGGAAGTGAAAAATTGGCTTATCTAGTGGAGACAGGGTTAAGTAAATGGAAAACGGATTATATTCCAGTTGATGAAGCGATGCCAAGAATACAGGTGTATTCAAGGGATCATTTAGATTACTTAAAAGGCTGTGAAGATCGCTCAATTGATGTGATCTATTTTGATCCGATGTTTGAGGAAACAATTGAAGAATCTGTTGCACTGGTCCCTTTAAAAACCTTTGCAAACTACAGTGACTTAAAAACTGAAACCATTCTAGAAGCAAGGCGTGTTGCAAAGAAAAGAGTTGTCTTAAAGGACCATTATAAGAGTAACCGATTTGATCGATACGGATTTTCTGTTCATATACGCAAGTCTTCTAAATTTCATTATGGTGTTATAGAAATTTAA
- a CDS encoding YuzL family protein: MTKRKKDPSRQGLGSPNVEGQGTTVNETTGKSLSSTRKKTKQM, translated from the coding sequence ATGACAAAAAGAAAAAAAGATCCATCAAGACAAGGGTTGGGTTCTCCAAATGTGGAAGGCCAAGGAACAACAGTAAATGAAACAACTGGAAAGAGCCTTTCATCAACTAGAAAAAAGACAAAACAAATGTAA
- a CDS encoding YpjP family protein — MNKWMKKSLVILFSIATLGLVTPPASLALEDKPSEDNFSKSNFSDSVIDSALKSVVKTVGNEQTEPVRSKEDFLSTLIHEAEEKSFMKFGNKIGSVIENEFKDVIFPKIEEVITHYLNEEEDEQFKNLEISMPSAGTGEKIFHIYNTDTGEDVLRFHVRRENKPLEGYWFNFHYHTYHDSFVSHKDLGSIYWNKNTPPNWMNVH; from the coding sequence ATGAATAAATGGATGAAAAAATCTCTAGTCATTTTATTCTCTATAGCTACCCTTGGACTGGTTACACCGCCGGCTTCTTTAGCACTAGAGGATAAGCCTTCAGAGGATAATTTCTCTAAATCTAACTTTTCTGATAGCGTTATTGATAGCGCTTTAAAAAGTGTTGTCAAAACGGTTGGAAATGAACAAACAGAGCCTGTAAGATCAAAAGAAGACTTCCTATCTACACTAATTCATGAGGCAGAAGAAAAGTCTTTTATGAAGTTTGGGAATAAAATTGGATCTGTCATTGAAAATGAGTTTAAAGATGTCATTTTTCCTAAGATTGAAGAGGTTATCACACATTATCTAAATGAAGAAGAAGATGAACAATTTAAGAACCTTGAAATATCAATGCCATCAGCTGGAACTGGTGAAAAGATTTTCCACATTTACAACACGGATACTGGCGAAGATGTTTTACGTTTCCACGTGAGGAGAGAAAATAAACCTTTAGAAGGATATTGGTTTAATTTCCATTATCATACCTATCACGATTCATTTGTATCACATAAGGATTTAGGAAGTATATATTGGAATAAAAACACTCCACCAAATTGGATGAATGTTCATTAA